A DNA window from Myripristis murdjan chromosome 19, fMyrMur1.1, whole genome shotgun sequence contains the following coding sequences:
- the LOC115378418 gene encoding DNA-directed RNA polymerase III subunit RPC4: MTDPGDADCVAGSSGVSSGVVLSFPPGRGLPGRSRGLSSPPPPGRLTSLRSRDLTLGAFKKSKKTFEPNVKAVRKSKDELREETHMPPKKERREREERRREMRGRRRERPQTIQSHSIFEQGPADTIRKTAWRGATDVCDTTASSVCKFVKKERRESEEDEDEILSKLQRDDFIDDPGLRNDSKLRPIQLPLCHSSSFLKTEALTTTTCKEEPPLFRSPSSVVPGRGLQSGPEQPSLVQLFQELSLSGQEELFFIQLPDCMPGRASGPVKADTGVSSVTEKPAKKDSKADDKRAVHLKAQEAAVKEDCPVLSDFPEGFLGKLQIRRSGKVELKLGDVVMDVSEGAAFSFLQQLVSVRLSDGRTGDMTVLGNVHHKLVLSPDFQALLREAPTKPPQGHR; encoded by the exons ATGACGGACCCCGGGGATGCGGACTGTGTAGCCGGGTCGTCTGGCGTCAGCAGCGGGGTCGTGCTGAGTTTCCCGCCGGGCAGGGGGCTCCCAGGCAGGTCCAGGGGCTTATCCTCCCCCCCTCCGCCTGGAAGACTGACCTCCCTCAGATCCAGGGACCTGACACTGGGAGCCTTCAAGAAGTCGAAG AAAACGTTTGAGCCAAATGTCAAAGCTGTGAGGAAAAGCAAGGATGA GTTAAGGGAGGAGACTCACATGCCACcgaagaaggagagaagagagagggaggagaggagaagagagatgagagggaggaggagggagaggcctCAGACCATCCAGTCTCACTCCATCTTCGAGCAGGGTCCTGCTGACACCATACGCAAAACAG cCTGGCGGGGTGCTACAGATGTGTGTGACACCACAGCCTCTTCTGTGTGTAAATTTGtcaagaaagagaggagagaatcaGAGGAGGACGAAGATGAGATACTGAGCAAACTGCAGCGAGATGAC TTTATAGATGACCCAGGCCTGAGGAATGACAGCAAGCTGCGGCCCATCCAGCTGCCTCTGTGCCACTCCAGCAGCTTCTTAAAGACAGAGGCGCTGACGACCACAACAT GTAAAGAGGAGCCTCCCCTCTTCAGGAGCCCGTCCTCTGTCGTCCCAGGCAGAGGCCTCCAGAGCGGGCCAGAGCAGCCGTCGCTGGTCCAGCTCTTCCAGGAGCTCAGCCTGTCTGGCCAGGAGGAGCTGTTCTTCATCCAGCTGCCCGACTGCATGCCTGGTAGAGCGTCCGGACCCGTCAAGGCTGACACCGGGGTCAGCTCTGTGACGGAGAAACCCGCCAAAAAAGACAGCAAGGCAGATGACAAGAGGGCCGTACATCTAAAAGCACAA GAGGCTGCGGTTAAGGAGGACTGTCCTGTGCTGTCCGACTTCCCGGAGGGCTTTCTGGGTAAACTCCAGATCAGGAGATCAGGCAAGGTGGAGCTGAAGCTGGGGGACGTTGTCATGGATGTTTCTGAGGGCGCTGCATTCTCATttctacag CAACTGGTGTCCGTGCGTCTGTCTGACGGTCGAACTGGGGACATGACGGTGTTGGGGAACGTTCACCACAAACTCGTCCTGTCTCCCGACTTCCAGGCTCTGCTGCGAGAAGCTCCAACAAAACCGCCACAAGGACACCGATAA
- the LOC115378235 gene encoding C-reactive protein-like, with translation MERLLLLLTLLCGSYAQRQDLTERVFTFPLDKGTPHVKLTANIQKPITAMTLCLRFHTDLTRTQSLFSLATPSHASALTLFKSSVSGYKLHINGDSLAVHGQPDIMDEWNSVCWTWDSSTGLTALWVNGKRSVRQVLQKNGSVDNRVSIILGQEQDAFGRGFQQNQSFIGDMADVHLWDSVIVPCQIRHYMEGNDFVAGNLLNWKDLQYTITGTVYVESSDFDKLSCY, from the exons ATGGAGAGGCTGCTGCTTTTACTAACCTTGCTGTGTGGAAGCTATGCTCAACGCCAAG ATCTTACAGAGAGGGTTTTTACCTTCCCGCTGGACAAAGGGACTCCCCATGTAAAACTCACTGCTAATATTCAGAAACCCATCACTGCCATGACTCTGTGCCTGAGGTTTCACACTGACCTGACCCGCACTCAGTCTCTTTTCTCCCTGGCAACCCCATCTCATGCCAGTGCTTTGACACTGTTCAAAAGCTCTGTCTCAGGGTACAAGCTGCACATCAACGGCGACTCCCTTGCTGTCCACGGACAGCCAGACATCATGGACGAGTGGAACTCAGTGTGCTGGACTTGGGACTCGTCCACTGGCTTGACAGCACTGTGGGTCAATGGGAAGCGAAGTGTTCGGCAGGTGCTGCAGAAAAATGGCAGTGTAGACAACAGGGTCAGTATAATCCTGGGTCAAGAGCAAGACGCTTTTGGAAGAGGCTTTCAACAGAATCAGTCCTTTATAGGAGACATGGCTGATGTCCACTTGTGGGACAGCGTCATCGTTCCTTGTCAAATCAGGCACTACATGGAGGGTAATGACTTCGTTGCTGGGAACCTTCTCAACTGGAAAGACCTGCAGTACACCATCACTGGCACTGTCTATGTGGAGAGCAGTGATTTTGATAAACTGTCATGCTATTAA